The DNA window ATTTGAAGCTCACTGCTCTGAGATAATCCAAGAGCATTAACAGAGTTTGCCAGCTCggtattataaattatattgtaaAGAAGAACTAAATGCTGTTCTGTCATGTTAAACTTGTAGTCGGCGTGGGGCGAGCCCATAGTGCCCCCTTCTAGCGTGCTTTAGGGGAAAAAGAGTAGGGGTGGGGACAAATTGCGCCGCAAGGCAGAGTAGTAATCTATTCCGGATAATTTTAGGGTTCCTTTTGCAGCCTTATGAAATTGGGTATGCGTTTGTTGGATTCTGGTTTGTTCATGTGGGGACTGTGTCTAGCTGTCAGTGGGTTTCAAAGAGTATAAGAATGTGGGTTTGCACTCCTGGCTGAAGCAGGAAACTAATGGAGATTGCAAGAGAATTTGGAGCATTGTTGTTCCTTGCATTGGTGTTTCGCCCATTGGTGGTTCTCGGGCTAAATGATTTTGAGGAAAGAAACGGAGTGGCTCATTTTAACACTACTAAAAATGATGTGCATTCAAGTGGAAGCCACAACGTTGAGGATGATATAAGAGAAGGAAGAACAAACTCAACTTATACAGATGCTTTAGTCGAACACAATAGTGATTTGAACAACGGTggaagaggaggaggtggtggcggtggtggtggaggaggaggaggaggtggtggtggcaATGGTGGTAATGGAaatggaggaggtggtggtggaagTGGAGTCGGGAAAGGTGGTGATAGCGGTCATGGAAAAGAAATAGGTAAGCCACACCAAAGGAAAGGAGGAAAGCCTAGCAGTGGCGGTCGAGGAGGCGGTGGCAATGGTGGTGGTAGAGGAGGTGCTAGcagtggtggtggaggtggtggaggaggaggaggcggtgGCGGTGGTGGGGGAAATGGTAAAGGCTTTGGATGGGGCCATGgaggtggcggtggcggtggtggcggtggaggtggaggtggtggcggaggtggaggtggaggcggCGGgagtggtggaggtggaggtggaggaggaggaggaggaggtcaAGGGGGAGGTTGGGGTTggggaggaggaggtggtggagggGGCAACCAAGGAGATTGTTTGCCATGGGGATGTGGTGGCCACCCAAGAAAATCAATTGGGGCAAGATCAGTTAGTCCTCCCTGAAACTAAATGAAAGGGTGATCATGCACAACATTGCATGGGAAAAGGACGTTGCTAGCTAAGTGGGAACAAGATTCAAATACCCCTCCCTCCTGGATTTCAGTTTCTACCTTTTCATCGATATAACCTCACATCAAATACTATCATCCCATAGAAATAATCTTTAGCACTACCTCCCTCCCTATCGAATCTTATTCTAAATTCTGTGCGAGTCGACTGTATGCCAATTAATACTTTAAATGTTCGCAACACTTTTGTGTGAGAGTGgctaataaaatattcttactGATTTCTATTTCTTAGTGCCATCTGCTCCGTGGCCAGCACTGCTACAGACCTATATAGCTCCTCTCCTTCactctttcttcttcatcatcttttatgAATTTTGCTCAACACCATGATCGCATTCCTTCATCACTCATCACTTTCTTAAGAGATTAGACATGTTTTCTTATCAACATGATATCTATATTAAGAAAACGATAAAAATGGAAACATCTCCTAAGGTTATTTTTCCCCCCTCGGGAACCCTTAGCAAGAATCTCATGGCACA is part of the Populus trichocarpa isolate Nisqually-1 chromosome 7, P.trichocarpa_v4.1, whole genome shotgun sequence genome and encodes:
- the LOC127905574 gene encoding putative glycine-rich cell wall structural protein 1, with translation MEIAREFGALLFLALVFRPLVVLGLNDFEERNGVAHFNTTKNDVHSSGSHNVEDDIREGRTNSTYTDALVEHNSDLNNGGRGGGGGGSGVGKGGDSGHGKEIGKPHQRKGGKPSSGGRGGGGNGGGRGGASSGGGGGGGGGGGGGGGGNGGGGGGGSGGGGGGGGGGGGQGGGWGWGGGGGGGGNQGDCLPWGCGGHPRKSIGARSVSPP